In Pseudomonas sp. p1(2021b), the genomic window GGCGGCATCGGCCTGGGGCTGGGTCATCTCCAGCAGCGCCACGGCGCCCTTGCCCACCAGCTCAGCCTGGGCGGCCATGAGCGCGCGGGCGGCCTGCAGGGAAATCACTGACCCCATGAAGGGCGCCGGTTGCTGGTCGAACGCGCCGACACTGATACTGCGGCTGACCTCGACCAGGCGCTGGACCAGCGCGTCGCCCCAGGCGCCTTGCGGCACCAGCAGACGGCGGGCGCAGGTGCAGCGCTGGCCTGCGGAAATGAATGCCGACTGGATGATGGTGTAGACCGCCGCATCCACGTCTTGGACTTCGTCCACCACCAGGGGGTTGTTGCCGCCCATCTCCAGCGCCAGGATCTTGTCCGGGCGCCCGGCGAACTGCTGGTGCAGCAGGTTGCCGGTCCGGCTGGACCCGGTGAAGAACAGGCCATCGATGCCCGGGTTGGCGGCCAGGGCTACGCCCGTCTCGCGGGCACCCTGGACCAGGTTCAGCACACCGGCCGGCAGGCCGGCCTCGACCCAGCACTTGACGGTCAGTTCGGCCACCTTGGGCGTCAGCTCGCTGGGCTTGAATACCACGCAATTGCCCGCCAACAACGCCGGGACGATATGCCCGTTGGGCAGGTGGCCCGGGAAGTTGTAGGGGCCGAACACCGCCACCACACCATGGGGCTTGTGCCGCAGCACGGCGGTGGCGTCGGCCAGCGGCCCGCTCTTTTCGCCGGTGCGCTCGCGGTAGCTCTGCACCGAAATGGCGACCTTGTTGACCATGCTGGTGACTTCGGTGGCCGATTCCCACAGGGGCTTGCCGGTTTCCTCACCGATGCAGTGGGC contains:
- the astD gene encoding succinylglutamate-semialdehyde dehydrogenase, translating into MTTHYIAGQWQAGQGQALQSLNPVTQAVVWEGQGADEAQVQAAVQAARQAFPAWAQLSLDARISVLEAFAEKLKANADALAHCIGEETGKPLWESATEVTSMVNKVAISVQSYRERTGEKSGPLADATAVLRHKPHGVVAVFGPYNFPGHLPNGHIVPALLAGNCVVFKPSELTPKVAELTVKCWVEAGLPAGVLNLVQGARETGVALAANPGIDGLFFTGSSRTGNLLHQQFAGRPDKILALEMGGNNPLVVDEVQDVDAAVYTIIQSAFISAGQRCTCARRLLVPQGAWGDALVQRLVEVSRSISVGAFDQQPAPFMGSVISLQAARALMAAQAELVGKGAVALLEMTQPQADAALLTPGILDVTAVGERPDEEFFGPLLQVIRYADFDAAIDEANNTQYGLAAGLLSDSRARYQYFWLRSRAGIVNWNKQLTGAASSAPFGGVGASGNHRASAYYAADYCAYPVASLETASLTLPATLTPGVTL